The Fibrobacter sp. UWEL genome includes the window AGGAACGACCTTGTTGGTATCCGGACGGGTAGCGCCCTTATACACAACACCCTTCATCTCAAAACCGAACATATCGATATTGGGGGCTCCATCAGAAGTCATGGAAATAATCTGAAGAGTTCCTTCACCCTTTGGAGTCATAATCTCAGTATAAACGGTATCCCAAGTATCCCAGCCATTAGGAGGACAGGACACATAATAATCATGGTCCAAATACACGTTGATCAATCGATCTGTCTTACCACCATTAGCATAGACAATAGCAAGAGTTGTTGTTGCCGCTTCGGGGAAATCTAGATCGTAGCTAGCAAAAGACTGGTTGTTATTAGCAAGATTAACAAAGCCTGTTCCCGTAAAGCCCAAATGATTTGCCTCAATAAAGCCTTCATTCATCGTTACGGAATCTTCTGCCTGGAACAAGCTATTAAACTCAATAGGGCCAAGCACCTTTTCATCTTCGGCAGGCTGACTTGTATAGCCTTCGGGCTGGAAAGGCAAGCCATTCAATTTCCTAGGAACATCAACGCTGAACTGTGTTACAGCGCCGCCATTTCCCGTATATTTCTGGGCGCTACCACCTGCATAGACTGCAGTATACTGGGTAGACTTATTCCCCATCTTGAAGGTATAAATGTAAGGGGATTTTACTTCGGACCTTGCATTTCCAGAAACCTTGTTAGCGTTACCATCATACCAGCCCACAAAAGTGTAGCCAGCCTTGGGCGTAGTCTTCAAGGTTACCATCATGCCTTCCGGATAGTAACCGCTAGCAGTTGCTGCAGTTGCAGCACCTTCCGGGCTAACCTTCACATCCACCTGATACATGGGCTTCAAAGCTTTGGACAGTTCCTTTACCTTGGCATCGCTATGGAATCGAAGCTGTTCAGTCACAATTCGTCCAAAGGCGTTAGCACCCATCTGCTGCAAATGCTGATTATCCGTCTGCACACCACTCGTCGAATATTCACCTTCGTCAATGAACATATTCAAGTAGTGATTTGAATAGTACTGACCAAGGCTCAGCAAGTAATTTCTAGACAGAGTATCTAAATCAATAAACGGAACCTTCAAAGAACCAGCCAATTCGCGCATATAAATCGGATAGGCATGATAACCTTCGTAAACAGAGTCTACGCTGGTAAAATTAGAGCGACGGATGGGAGAAATCAAAATGGGATAAGCACCCTTCTGCTGAGTTTCCTTGACCATGGCAGTCACCTTGGTCTTGAAATTTTCTTCACCAGTCTTATAACCATTATCGTTGGCGCCGATCATGATCATCACATAGTCGCCAGTCTGCACCATGTCTCTAATAGCCTTGTCAAAGACATACTTTCCGTTACGGTCCGTACCGCGAACAGACCAGAAGCCGTCATAGTAACTTACTGACGTTGTACCACCACGACCAGCATTGAAAACCCTGGCTAAACCAGAATCAAAGAAGTAGCCAAAATCCTGACCCATCCCCTGCTTTGGATAATAACCAGAAGCCCAGTCCTGCATGGTGGAATCGCCTACCAGGTAAATTGTAACAACAGCATTTGCTGCGGTAGCGAAAACCATGGAAGCGACTACAACGCCCTGCCAAATTTTGCTAAAAAATCCTTTTCTCATATACCCAAACTCTTTTTAAAAATCCCAATTACTTATTAAGAAAAGTTCCCTTAGAAACCATCAC containing:
- a CDS encoding GDSL-type esterase/lipase family protein, whose product is MRKGFFSKIWQGVVVASMVFATAANAVVTIYLVGDSTMQDWASGYYPKQGMGQDFGYFFDSGLARVFNAGRGGTTSVSYYDGFWSVRGTDRNGKYVFDKAIRDMVQTGDYVMIMIGANDNGYKTGEENFKTKVTAMVKETQQKGAYPILISPIRRSNFTSVDSVYEGYHAYPIYMRELAGSLKVPFIDLDTLSRNYLLSLGQYYSNHYLNMFIDEGEYSTSGVQTDNQHLQQMGANAFGRIVTEQLRFHSDAKVKELSKALKPMYQVDVKVSPEGAATAATASGYYPEGMMVTLKTTPKAGYTFVGWYDGNANKVSGNARSEVKSPYIYTFKMGNKSTQYTAVYAGGSAQKYTGNGGAVTQFSVDVPRKLNGLPFQPEGYTSQPAEDEKVLGPIEFNSLFQAEDSVTMNEGFIEANHLGFTGTGFVNLANNNQSFASYDLDFPEAATTTLAIVYANGGKTDRLINVYLDHDYYVSCPPNGWDTWDTVYTEIMTPKGEGTLQIISMTSDGAPNIDMFGFEMKGVVYKGATRPDTNKVVPADTTVKDTTAKDTSGTDALTKNINLSGMENADVSIFNMQGQLIARRQMMIGSGLSNQELNQMVKSNGLYHVVIRKGLQMIRQTMVRK